A window of Coturnix japonica isolate 7356 chromosome 2, Coturnix japonica 2.1, whole genome shotgun sequence contains these coding sequences:
- the PENK gene encoding proenkephalin-A, whose translation MALLLRLGCSLLALSTCLLPRARADCGRDCATCAYRMGPRADIHPLACTLECEGKLPSAKAWETCKELLQLTKLDLSEDGNTAPGDKKELDENHLLAKKYGGFMKRYGGFMKKMDELYHPESEDEANGGEILAKRYGGFMKKDSDDDALANSSDLLKELLGAGDNPEAAHYRGINENDGDVSKRYGGFMRSIKRSPELEDEAKELQKRYGGFMRRVGRPEWWLDYQKRYGGFLKRFADSILPSEEDGETYSKEVPEMEKRYGGFMRF comes from the exons ATGGCGTTGCTGCTGCGGCTCGGCTGCTCGCTGCTGGCTCTCAGCACCTGCCTGCTGCCGCGGGCGCGGGCGGACTGCGGGAGGGACTGCGCGACCTGCGCCTACCGCATGGGACCCCGAGCAGACATCCACCCGCTG GCATGTACACTAGAATGTGAAGGAAAGCTGCCTTCTGCCAAGGCCTGGGAGacctgcaaggagctgctgcagctgacaAAGCTGGACCTGTCTGAGGATGGAAACACTGCTCCAGGAGACAAAAAAGAGTTGGATGAGAACCATCTGCTTGCCAAGAAATATGGGGGCTTCATGAAGAGATACGGAGGATTCATGAAGAAAATGGATGAGCTCTACCACCCAGAGTCAGAGGATGAAGCTAATGGAGGAGAGATCCTGGCTAAGAGGTACGGAGGGTTCATGAAGAAGGACTCAGATGACGATGCCCTGGCTAATTCCTCTGATCTACTGAAAGAGCTTTTAGGAGCAGGGGATAACCCTGAAGCGGCGCATTACCgaggaataaatgaaaatgatggAGACGTCAGCAAAAGATACGGCGGTTTCATGAGAAGCATAAAGCGCAGTCCAGAACTGGAAGATGAAGCCAAAGAGCTGCAAAAGAGATACGGTGGTTTCATGAGAAGAGTGGGCAGGCCAGAGTGGTGGCTGGATTACCAGAAACGGTACGGCGGGTTTCTCAAGCGCTTCGCCGATTCCATTCTCCCTTCAGAAGAAGATGGGGAAACTTATTCCAAAGAGGTCCCAGAGATGGAAAAGAGATACGGTGGATTTATGAGATTTTAA